tcaattctgcaggaattgagaaactgactccttttttatatatcacatttttatttcctttccataaatacccactgacattaaacaagcatcacctctttaggtgtttggactataagtcccgatgcatcatattttactagtgaatcaattctgcaggaattttttctttcaaatttggccaatattttatgTCGTAtttttcgacgattcttgattcactttcatcattacttctgataatgtcaattgccatttcatatggaaatacgttgtcgacaacgattttatttctatccataatttttccattattcatgaaatgtaacgagatctcgttaatttcaggtacttgtccctcttcaagagaagacatttttatgaaaaacctcttcaagaggcactcttcaagagtttatataggagaattttatacagagaatttgaatggactttattgcttgttttgtgggtatgacctcttcaggagcatcaaattatttgtgcctttctcttttgagatactctgtcttttgtatcgataagtctcacatgcatttatacatgtctttagactgatgaatttcttaattgtcctacagggacttcaatcctcgctgaaattttagcagctagaatatgagacatttttatcttattgtatccaaaatttaattatcatccgaacttctggttcacatatgataatcaagataacggcgaataattttatcttatttgtttcaagcaaatttttctttccacttctggtgggaagactttatagtaaaagaatcttctggttcttttatggacgtccatatgaaaatcattcgacttatcgtaattgattttggatgatcaagataaccatgaaaagatacaaatattttaaatcatatcaccttttgatgcatcataatatttgattcaataatttgtataatatcatctcaaagagaaagcttacagcttttccaatacgagcttctggcccgaaaagatattcattatcacgtccaatctattagtttctttgaatgaaacacgtcattcttttcacttcaggaagtagaatgatataaatttattatcattcattcagggaatgatgtagatctagtaagacgtgaataatgattattatcaaaagctcattatttttgctcagtcactgaaagacctgatacaaatttagaatatattgtgaacgtttgcatttcatattgctactttaggagcatactcgatattgctacttcaggagcacattcaagacgttcattcaaatatatattttttccacaatttcaattatgcaacttcaggtgcataaaatcataatgagcttttggtacaagtatcactcatatgagatactcaataaaattattgatttagggcgatccttcaaggatgctccatttccattctcaaataaatcatatcatcaataatttataacaagtataaaagaataaataaaactttcattactacaaaacattgcagaatataaaaatattttataataagataaaggaaatacattaattaaaaaggaacacctccatgatcaactctaccactagaatccttaaagaaatcagaaacatcaagacttgtaatatcttctccatctatagaatctaaagcatatgatggttcagcaaaatttgtttcaaatttctttgttttttctttgataaaaaattagtataagtcaaccaagtgcttatctaTACGACAgacacgagcccaatgtccagtcataccacatctatggcatccatcttcatctttctttaaaaatttgttttgaggacctttgcccttctctgagttgaaccgcttctggtggtacggtgtatatctattattgtcctttttagtgtggtcacttctaggacctccacttctatagtttttcctaccacgtccacgccctcgttttctttgaaaagatgcaccattcgcttctgggaatgatgtaaatctagtaccattcacttcagggaattatatagaaccagtaggacgtgactggtgatttcttaacaaaaactcattattttgctgagctaatagaagacaagatataagttcataatattttttgaactttcgctctcgatactgctgctgcaggagcacattcgaggcatgaaaaatagtatatgtcttctctaacaagtcatcatcagtgacttttttaccacataatttcaatagtgagctaattttaaagagtgcagagttatactcactaacactcttgaagtcttacaacctcaggtgcatccaatcatgacgagcttttgggaggattacagttttctggtgttcatatctctcccttaaatcattccacaaaataagtggatctttcaccgttagatactcagtttttaattcttcatgaagatggtgccgaaggaaaatcattgccttagcaaggtcctgcagggacccttgatttccttctttaattgtatctcctaggttcatcgcatccagatggatctcagcatcaaggatccaagataaataattttttccagaaatgtcaagagcaacgaattttaattttgtaagatttgacattttttacatatataaatcaggaacataagtatagagttttcattaagtaatgtaacatttcatattcattttggaaactacaaaagtatattgaaaaacttacttgaagtagaggactactagcttcaaaatcgtcagaactttcgtgctaataacgtgttatgaaatcattgaaaagagagagtcataacgtgttataaaactttcaaaatgagagagaaagagatagagctcagagagattatgaaacttatgaattccttaaaggattcaacgatatatataggagtacaaaggcgactatgcttttgacgactagcactatgcatttgatggctagctcactatgctagcactatgcactatgcatttgacgactaactcactatgctagtactatgcactatgtatTTGACAACTAGCACTatgtactatgcactatgcatttgacgactagcactatacatttgatggctagctaaatgtggtcatacaattcaagatagtttataacatattttattttattttagatctttattttagttctttattTGACCGACTGTGGGTGACGTTGTTATTTTATGTTATGAGCTAGTGGTGTCTAGACGTTGTTACCTAGTGGGAGTTGTTATGTAGTGGGTCCAGATCGTGGGTAAACATGATTGTGGTTAGTTATCATTTGGGTTGTATTTATAGTCCAGTTATCCGATTAATGAAGCATCAAATTCATTTGACTTTTATCATATGTTTGGAAGCACTAGTTCCCTAAAGTACCAGATTTCTTTCTACTTAAATTAGAGAGCTCGTAACAATGGTATTAGAGTACCACTATGGAGGAGAACCAAATTGATTTTGAGGTACAATCCATGAAGGGTGGAGATATTTTAAATTCGAGAGCATGTAGCTCACAGTTAATGGTTTTGTAGAAAAGATGAGAGTGTGGTAGTCTTCTTATCAGTTGTCAGGTACCCTTAGCTTTATCTTAGctagaaaaatcaaaattttgaagaatgaCTTGAAGAAATGGAATAAGGAGGTGCTTGGGAACATTGGGGATCAAAGAAAGTCGTCTCTTTTCGAGGAGTTGCATAGATTTGATGAAAAATAGGTTGTAGGGTTTCTCTCAACTGAAGAGAAGGAAATGAAATTAAATGTTGCTATTGATCTTGAGAAAATTACTCTTAAGGAGGAGATTTCATGGTGACAAAAGTCTAGGGctctttggttgaaggaaggagacAAGTGCACCAAATTCTTTCATAGAGTTTCAAATTCTCATAGAAGAAATAATGCAATTGAAGTGCTCCACTTAGATGGTTGTGTTCTTATGGATCATTCAACTATTAAGGATCACATTGTTCTTTTTTATGAAAGGCTTCTCACGGAGTAGTTTTCTTGGAGACCCAAGGTTGATGGCCGTGTGTTTGATTTGATTGACCAGCCTAGTGCAGTTTGGTTGGAGAGAATGTTTTAAGAGGGGGAGGTGCTTAATGTGATAAGAGCTATGAACAAAGATAAAGTGTCGAGACGTGATATCTTTTCCATGGCATCTTTTCAGGCATGTTGGGACATCGTCAAGAAGGATATTAGGAAGGTTTCTCTTAAATTTCactcttttatgaaatttgaaaaaactctTAATGCTACGTTCATTGCGCTTATCCCTAAAAAAGTTGGGTCTGTATAGATGGACTTTCGACCCATCAGTCTTGTTAGTGGTGTGTACAAGATTTCTCAAAGGTGCTCACTAATTGTTTGAGTTTGGTTATGGAGAAGATTatcacaaaatctcaaaattccTTCGTCAAGGGTAGACAAATCCTTAACTTCATTCTCattgctaatgaatgcttgGAGAGTAGAATTTGAGACAGAGTTCCAAGCATCATTTGCAAATTGGATATGAAAAAGACTTTTGACCATGCCAACTaggattttttatatatatgcttggtAGGCATGGTTTTGGAGAAAAATGGTGTAAGTGGATGAAGTTTTGCATCTCTACAGCTAGATTCTTAGTTTTTGTTAACGACACTCTGACTAGCTTTTTTAACAGCTCAGGGGGATTAAGAAAATGATCCTCTTTTCTGTTTGTTTAAGTTATGGATGTGTTAAGTAGAATGTTGATGGCGACGGTGGATAGGGGTTTTATCTTAGGCTTCTCAATGATTCCATCCATGGTAGCATTAATGTCTCTCACTtactatttgcagatgataccttGATCCTATGTGAGCCAAATTCTGAGCACATCCATTCTTTTAGGGCTTttctgttatgttttgaagctatAGTTCGTTTAAAAGTCAATTTGTTCAAATCTGAATTGGTCCTTGTAGGTTTGGTCAATAATCTAGGGGATTTGGCTGATATATTGGGATGTAAGGTGTATTTTTTGcctatgaaatatttgggtctTCCCTTGAAGGCACTTTTTAAATCTTAGGCAATTTAGGATGGCGTTTTAGAGAAAATTGAAAGTACGTTGGCTGGCGAGAAAAGGATATACTTGTCCAAAGGTAGTAGAATCACCTTAATCAAGAGTACTTTATCAAATATCTCAACCTATTTCCTATCTTTATTCCCTTTGCCTACAGGAGTGGCTAATAGAATTGAAAGGATTTTATGCGACTTCTTGTGGGGTGGATGGGAGGATGAGAAGAAATTTCATTTGCTCAAATAGGATAAGATTTGCTCTCCTTTATTTTCGGGAGGTTTGGGGATTAGAAAGctgaaaattttcaagaatGCACTTTTAAGGAAATAATTGTGGCAGTATCGTCAAGAAGGGGATGCTCTCTGGAGGATTGTTATTGATTCTAAATATGTGAGTATTTGGAGAGGTTGGTGCTCAAATGAGGTTAGATGGACATATGGAGTGGGAGTGTAGAAATTTATTCGCAATGAATGGGGGAAGTTCTTcaaaaattttagatttaaagtGGTTAGGGGTAATCGGATTaggttttggcatgatgtaTGGTGTGGAGACGTGGCCTTGAAGATTGCTTTCCCTTCCCATTTTAGAATTGCTTCTGATAAAGGTGCTCCTGTAGTTGATTGCATGAGCAACACTATAGGTCTTATTCACTGGTCTATAAGCTTTATTACAGATGCTTAGAATTGGGAGATGGGGGCTATCACTAATTTTTACAGCTTGCTCTAtgcctttaatttaaaatctagAGGGGAGGATAGACTAATCTGGAATCAGCttggtaataagaaatttttggtTAGATCATTGTACAAAGTCTTGGTGCCACACTCTTCTAGTGATTTTTTCCTTTggaaaaaatatttggagatgcAAAGTCCGCTCAAGGTCCCTTTTTTCGAGGGATTGGCTACTcatgaaaaaatacttactatTGATAAGCTAAGAAAGTGTGGAATTATTgtaatggattggtgctttatgtgcaaaaGGTGTGGAGAATCGGTGGATcacctttttctttatttcaatgTGTTGagggctttgtgggatgaggtcTTTGTCAAGTTTGGCATTTCTTGTGTGATGCCTGGGTGTGGAGAACCTTTTGGCCAGTTGGAGAGGGATTCAAGGAAATCGTTCAAATATCGACTGTTCGAAAAATAATTACTTTGTCTTATGTGATGTATTTAGAAGGAGAGGAATGGAAGCTATTATGATGATAGAAAATACTCGGTGGCTAGGGATTAGGAGTTtgttttttcatacttttttgttttggacTTCGGTTATTGTAATGGATGAACTTAGTTCCAATGACTTTCAATCTGTTTTTCAGCTTTAATTTGTAATTAggttttttctattgtatactTCTtatatacttgggctatgcctaattacatagtttttaataaatttcttatatgtatatacatatatatatacacatataagaaattaaagacCAGCACATAAAAATGACGATTGTTTGAAtatgtataaagaatattgtATCAATCTATTTAGTAaaagaattttgctacatacaaacacagtcgcgcactaatctgtgtaccaatactgatttattcatacttaaaatttaaattaacattatttttaataaaatctactttttgatcaatcacatcacattgatgcacaattttacttgcaactatattttctTTAGTAAAATGACTACTGCTGAGATAATTAGATCGAAACGAGATTTTTGAGTAAGTCCTAGTTTGTTTTAAAATTGGGAATGTAACTTCCGAAGAGATAAAAAGATTGTAATGTCATAACAGGATCAAGCATGATATTCTaatcataaaaaacaaaaaacaaaagaaggaaggcGTAATAATATCCTCTCACCATCCTTGTAAATAATCAGATATAGCAAGGTTTAAAAACTGAGGCAAAATCACATTTCTCATCATTACAATGAAACAACACACCGTTACAAACTTGTTCAAAGTAAGAAATTATGACCGAGTATCACTAAGTTTCGATGAAAAGAACACTCCCTTAGATCTATATTACCAAGTTAAAAACTTCCGCATGGCCATCCGCCTGGTACATTTGAGTAGAGAATCTTCCACCGTAAACCCTCTCTGCACGTAGGATtcatctctctctgtctgtggCGACAGCTTATTTAGGCACCTTCTATGTGACAAGCACAGTAACAAGTTGAAAATCAGAAAACCACCAAAGGAAACCGCAAAATTCGGTTGAAGAAGGAAACCCCAGCCCAGCCCAACTTCGATCTTTCTAGATAACAAGCAATGCATGTATATAGATTTCAAGGGAGGATGCCAACTCCCCATCCACATTGCAACTCCAAGATAAATGGCAGTATTATTATCAGCGCCTGGCTCTGTCATCATCACGTCTGCCATCATACCTTTTTCTCTCGTTTGATCGCAAATCATCGTATCTTGCTCTCTTGGAGTAATCCATACGTCTGTCCATCTCATGACTTCTATTTTCACGCTCTACTTCCTCTCCTCTTGCCTGCCTTCTACTTCCACCTCGCTGCTCTGCATTAGCCCTCTCATGCCTTATATATTCATAATCTTCATCTCTTCTATGCTTTCTCACTCTGTGCTCCTCTTCATATCTGCTTTGTCTTCCCCTTCCCCCAAGCTCCTCATGCTCCCGGTCATCCTTTCTACTGATGCGTTGTGGTTCATCATCCTCGCTATCCTGCTGTCCCACAGATCTAAGCCTTGTGTCCCTCTTATGATCATCCTTGCTCAAGTGTGCTTTGGTATTCGATTCATACCTGATTTTAGAGTCCTTCCATTGCTCCCCAATGTGCTCTGCCTCTTTCACATAATTGCGATTTGATAACTTTGACTCAGGATCTTCTTTTCCATCATCAGGACTCCTCTTCCCCTTCATTACTTCTTGACTCCTGTACCTGGATCTATCCATGGTATCTCTCCCTGACCTGTACAAATCATTATCAATGTCATTGAGTGGAGAAACTGCTACCTCTTCGACTATTTTATGTTTCCCTGCAGTCCTATTAGCATTTCTCCGATCATAACTGACACCATAGTCCTCATCAGTGTTGTGCCTCCTAATTCCACCCTTCTTTTTTTGCTCATCTGTACCAGTACCAAAATCATCATTGTCAGAGTCATGCCTCCGACTTCTCAGACTTTTATCTGTTATTTCCCTTTTATGTTTTCTTGCTCTTTCAGAATCATATTCATCAACCACATCATTCATTCTGCTTCTTTTCCCATGTCTACCATTGCGGCTTTTTTTCATATCTTCCACATCAGAGTCACCTCCCTCTTTCCATCGGCCCCGACTATGCTGATCATTCTCTTTCTCCAGTTGAATTCTTCTCTCTTCTACTTCACTATTGGTATCATCAGTTTCATCCTCTGAGTCATGTCTTCCCCTAGTTCGTGCTTGCTGATTCCCCTTCTGACTTTGCTTCTTGGATGAGCCTCCATCAAAATCAGAATCATCATCAGAACCATGCCTCCTACTTGACTTCTTGTACTTGGCCCCTTTTTTGGAACTCTCATGGCCAATGCCATCCTCATCAGTAGCAGAATCAGAATCAGAATCATCACTATCATGCTTTCTGTTCTTGTGCTTCTTGccaacatccctatcagaatcAGAATCATCACTGTCATGCACCCTGCTTTTATTGTGATTCTTTAAAGTCTTGCGCACATCGACATTCTCACCAGAATCTGTGGCAGAATCCGAATCATCACTGTCATGCACCCTGCTTTTCTTGTGTTTCTTTAAAGCCCTGTGTTTCTTATCAACAGAGATTTCACAATCACTCCGCCTATTACTTCTATGGTGCTTTGCTTGAAGACCTTTTACATGTTTCCCACTGCTATCTGTATCAGAAGAATCAGACTCATGCCTTCTCTTTTTACTTTCTTCCTTCTTGTGGCGCCCAGATTCTTTAACACCCTTTTTCTTATcatctttttcaactttctgATCTCCctccatatttttctttgaccTTTGCTCTCTATCTAGAAAAGCATGTTCACGCTTGATATTGTCACTACGAACATTTTTCCAGCCATCTCTTGCATCATCATTCCCTTCAATACTGTGTTCCTTGAGTTCCGATGCAGAAATCCCAAAAGCAGCTCTTAATGTTTCCAGCTGCTTCTCTTTTCTAGCAGCAATTTGGTGGGTCTGTGTCTCTGAAAGCctggtaaaaattaaaacacaaactCTCAGATTATGTCTCATTGAAAGCTAGAAAAATAAACCTATTAAAAGGCATGGTGGCAAGTATAGCTATAACTACTTTTAAGACATTCTTCTTTTATGTTGAGGGATGTTCCTTAAGGGATAGAATAATTCTTCCTTGAAGTTTACCATATGTTCttcctcaaagaaaaaaatctactggagatttttttaatttatacacaAAGTTACATGTAGCCTCACACGCCAAAACTTGTCCCCTGGCACACACACCTGCATTTCATATCTAAAGAGATGAATCGCAAGCACGAAAGAAAAAGGGCCTATTGCAATATACCTGTGCTTAATATAACAAGCTCTCAAGTCTGCTCCATTTGAAAATCCATTAAGGAAATAATTACAGATATACAgaagtaaaaacataaaaatgagataaataaatgaaagttATTCGAAAGAGAACCAAGTAGTTAGAAGTCAGAAACATAAATTCCCAACTAAACCCCAGCTCTGGATAAAAAAATAAGCCTTCATTCATTACACCTTGCAGCCAAGAGGGCGAAACAGCTTATTCCAATAGCACGGTATACTAACATTTGGGGGAGTGTTACATCGTGCCACACTAATCTTATTAGTCTATTATCACTGTTAATATATCACGAAAAAGTCACTTGTAAAAAtacgtataaatatatatatatatatatataccagtaTCAACCATAAaccaacatttttaaaaaaattaatacatacTACTAATACACAAGCAACTGCGGGAAGaaggtaaacaaacaaaacgcTTCAACTTTCTGAACTTGAAAAAACTGAAAAGAGTGAAATTACTTATTGTTAGCAACAGCAATGGCAGTGGGCCCATCCTGGGAGGTGGCTGCGGCGGCTTCCAAAGTCCTCCGGGCATCCTCAAGCTTCTCTGCAATCTCAGCGTCGGTGTAACCTTGATCTATAAGTGTATCCTGGAGTACGACAAGCTTGAGCTCGATCTGACGCTTGCAATCATGCTCAAGAATGTCCTTGTTCGGCTTCCTGGTGATACCAGCCGTGCCCTGGTTTGCCTCAAATCCCTTGGTGGTTTCGGAGACCCTCCCAGTCTTTGACCTGATTAAGAACCTGTTGCTCTGTATGTACCCATTTGTTCCGGAACCTCTCGGGGTTTGTAACCCTATTCCGTTGTACATCTCGGCCCCTCAATCCAAGCAATCAAAAATCCAAGATCATAAAACCTAAAAATCCAAATCCATACAAAAGGCCTGACGAGAGAGAACCAGTCGATGATCGAAAGATCCTATGGCGGTCTCTGTGACGGAACGACGGTGGAGTGTAACGAGAGCTTCAAGAAAAAGGGTTCACCAGTTCAGTCAGAAATGGAAGCGGGGAAGTATCGAAGAGATGGGGGTTCTGTCCGTGTACTTGGTGGAGTTGGGTTTAAAAGAACTTTAGTGGGCCCGGTCAAGCTTTACGGGCTCATGGTCTTCTCACGTGGGCTTTCTCGTTTAGGTGTGGGCCGGGAGCATGTTCCCTTGGGCCAGTTACGTATTTAGCACTTAAGTATTGGACCTGCTTGCAGCCTTGTTTTGGATTTAGCCTTTTATctgcttttatttgttttgttgtgaTTTCTGTTAGTAGCCTGACAGCATATACGCTGGTAAGTGTCCTTGTTAGTAGTATTCTAATACAATTTCTATCTTTTTCCCTATCATCTATCTCTCTATTTGCTCTTTCTTCTTTTGGAGGAGCTCCCCTCGAAAAGAGCAAAACCCTAGCCTACTAATTGATAATTAGTTATGTTACAAAAGTGGTATCAGCATACACATCCTATGTTTTCTTGAGAGTATCTTTTTTCATACTATGGCAAAGGAAACTAAACTCAATGAATTACAAGATAGGCTTAATACCCTAAATTAAACATGAGATGCTTACAATAATTAAACTCTAGAAGTGCAAAAGACTGATCTCTCTAGAGAACAAAGCCGATAGTCCTCCTAAGAGGGagggctcccacctccctccctcccatcTCTCCGGTTACTTTTGTCTTTGTTTAGGCTAgttaaatact
This genomic window from Carya illinoinensis cultivar Pawnee chromosome 7, C.illinoinensisPawnee_v1, whole genome shotgun sequence contains:
- the LOC122315987 gene encoding serine/arginine repetitive matrix protein 2-like, with product MYNGIGLQTPRGSGTNGYIQSNRFLIRSKTGRVSETTKGFEANQGTAGITRKPNKDILEHDCKRQIELKLVVLQDTLIDQGYTDAEIAEKLEDARRTLEAAAATSQDGPTAIAVANNKLSETQTHQIAARKEKQLETLRAAFGISASELKEHSIEGNDDARDGWKNVRSDNIKREHAFLDREQRSKKNMEGDQKVEKDDKKKGVKESGRHKKEESKKRRHESDSSDTDSSGKHVKGLQAKHHRSNRRSDCEISVDKKHRALKKHKKSRVHDSDDSDSATDSGENVDVRKTLKNHNKSRVHDSDDSDSDRDVGKKHKNRKHDSDDSDSDSATDEDGIGHESSKKGAKYKKSSRRHGSDDDSDFDGGSSKKQSQKGNQQARTRGRHDSEDETDDTNSEVEERRIQLEKENDQHSRGRWKEGGDSDVEDMKKSRNGRHGKRSRMNDVVDEYDSERARKHKREITDKSLRSRRHDSDNDDFGTGTDEQKKKGGIRRHNTDEDYGVSYDRRNANRTAGKHKIVEEVAVSPLNDIDNDLYRSGRDTMDRSRYRSQEVMKGKRSPDDGKEDPESKLSNRNYVKEAEHIGEQWKDSKIRYESNTKAHLSKDDHKRDTRLRSVGQQDSEDDEPQRISRKDDREHEELGGRGRQSRYEEEHRVRKHRRDEDYEYIRHERANAEQRGGSRRQARGEEVERENRSHEMDRRMDYSKRARYDDLRSNERKRYDGRRDDDRARR